From the genome of Streptomyces sp. NBC_01260, one region includes:
- a CDS encoding PaaI family thioesterase: MGEHTAPKFPQEIIDEYAALGVDLPALFSAGHLGERMGVRITEASADRVVGTMPVEGNTQPYGLLHGGASAVLAETLGSVGTMLHGGATKLAVGVDLNCTHHRGVRSGLVTGVATPVHRGRTTATYEIVITDEDDKRVCTARLTCLLRDAPKAESS, encoded by the coding sequence ATGGGCGAGCACACCGCACCCAAGTTCCCCCAGGAGATCATCGACGAGTACGCCGCCCTGGGCGTCGACCTGCCCGCCCTCTTCTCCGCCGGCCACCTCGGCGAACGCATGGGCGTCCGGATCACCGAGGCCTCCGCGGACCGCGTCGTCGGCACCATGCCCGTCGAAGGCAACACCCAGCCCTACGGGCTCCTCCACGGCGGCGCCTCCGCCGTCCTCGCCGAAACCCTCGGCTCCGTCGGCACCATGCTCCACGGCGGCGCCACCAAACTCGCCGTCGGCGTCGACCTGAACTGCACCCATCACCGAGGGGTACGAAGCGGGCTCGTCACCGGCGTCGCCACCCCCGTGCACCGCGGCCGCACCACCGCCACGTACGAGATCGTCATCACCGACGAAGACGACAAGCGCGTCTGCACCGCCCGGCTCACCTGCCTCCTGCGTGACGCGCCCAAGGCCGAAAGCTCCTGA
- a CDS encoding FdhF/YdeP family oxidoreductase, which translates to MATKPPAGDPVQDAPQVEPAQRAAAGLPAVAHSLRVAQRQMGVRRTAQTLLKVNQKNGFDCPGCAWPEGDKRHTAEFCENGAKAVAEEATLRRVTPDFFAAHPVADLATRSGYWLGQQGRITQPVYLPEGADRYQAVTWERAFAIIAEELGALGSPDEALFYTSGRTSNEAAFLLQLFAREFGTNNLPDCSNMCHESSGSALTETIGIGKGSVSLEDLHRADLIIVAGQNPGTNHPRMLSALEKAKSAGAKIISVNPLPEAGLERFKNPQTPLGMIRGAALTDLFLQIRIGGDQALFRLLNKLILQTEGAVDEPFVAEHTHGYEAFAAAAAEADWDETLAATGLDRAAIEQALAMVLASKRTIVCWAMGLTQHKHSVPTIREVVNFLLLRGNIGRTGAGVCPVRGHSNVQGDRTMGIFERPAPAFLDALDKEFGITSPRHHGYDVVRSIQALRDGDAKVFFAMGGNFVAASPDTDVTEAAMRNARLTVHVSTKVNRSHAVTGTRALILPTLGRTDKDVQAGGKQFVTVEDSMSMVHASRGNLTPASPHLLSEPAIVARLARAVLGPASTTPWEEFEKDYATIRDRISRVVPGFEDFNARVAHPGGFTLPHGPRDSRRFPTATGRANFTAAPVEYPELPEGRLLLQTLRSHDQYNTTIYGLDDRYRGIKGGRRVVLVNPDDAAALGLTDGAHADLVSEWKDGTQRRAPGFRIVHYPTARGCAAAYYPETNVLVPLGSTADTSNTPASKSVVIRFENLR; encoded by the coding sequence ATGGCCACCAAGCCGCCCGCAGGTGACCCGGTCCAGGACGCACCGCAGGTCGAACCGGCCCAGCGCGCCGCCGCCGGGCTGCCCGCCGTCGCCCACAGCCTGCGCGTCGCCCAGCGGCAGATGGGGGTGCGCCGCACCGCGCAGACCCTCCTCAAGGTCAACCAGAAGAACGGCTTCGACTGCCCCGGCTGCGCCTGGCCCGAGGGCGACAAGCGGCACACGGCCGAATTCTGCGAGAACGGCGCCAAGGCCGTCGCCGAGGAGGCGACACTGCGCCGTGTCACCCCGGACTTCTTCGCCGCCCACCCGGTCGCCGATCTCGCCACCCGCAGCGGCTACTGGCTCGGCCAGCAGGGACGCATCACGCAACCTGTGTATCTGCCCGAGGGGGCCGACCGGTACCAGGCCGTGACCTGGGAGCGCGCCTTCGCCATCATCGCCGAGGAGCTCGGCGCGCTCGGCTCCCCCGACGAGGCCCTCTTCTACACCTCCGGGCGCACCAGCAACGAGGCCGCGTTCCTGCTCCAGCTGTTCGCCCGCGAATTCGGCACCAACAACCTGCCCGACTGCTCCAACATGTGCCACGAGTCCTCCGGCTCGGCACTGACGGAGACCATCGGCATCGGCAAGGGCTCCGTCTCCCTCGAGGACCTGCACCGCGCCGACCTGATCATCGTCGCCGGACAGAACCCCGGCACCAACCACCCCCGGATGCTCTCCGCCCTGGAGAAGGCCAAGTCCGCCGGCGCGAAGATCATTTCGGTGAACCCGCTGCCCGAGGCCGGACTCGAACGGTTCAAGAACCCCCAGACCCCCCTCGGCATGATCAGGGGTGCGGCCCTCACCGACCTCTTCCTCCAGATCCGCATCGGCGGCGACCAGGCCCTCTTCCGGCTCCTCAACAAGCTGATCCTGCAGACCGAGGGCGCCGTCGACGAGCCCTTCGTCGCCGAACACACCCACGGCTACGAGGCGTTCGCGGCGGCGGCCGCCGAAGCGGACTGGGACGAGACCCTCGCCGCCACCGGCCTCGACCGCGCCGCCATCGAACAGGCCCTCGCGATGGTCCTCGCCTCGAAGCGCACCATCGTGTGCTGGGCCATGGGCCTCACCCAGCACAAGCACTCCGTGCCGACCATCCGCGAAGTCGTCAACTTCCTCCTGCTGCGCGGCAACATCGGCCGGACCGGCGCCGGAGTCTGCCCCGTACGCGGCCACTCCAACGTCCAGGGCGACCGCACCATGGGCATCTTCGAACGGCCCGCACCCGCATTCCTGGACGCCCTCGACAAGGAATTCGGCATCACCTCGCCGCGCCACCACGGCTACGACGTGGTCCGCTCCATCCAGGCACTGCGCGACGGCGACGCCAAGGTCTTCTTCGCCATGGGCGGCAACTTCGTCGCGGCCTCCCCCGACACCGACGTCACCGAGGCCGCCATGCGCAACGCCCGCCTCACCGTGCACGTCTCCACCAAGGTCAACCGCTCCCACGCGGTCACCGGCACCCGGGCCCTGATCCTGCCCACACTGGGCCGCACCGACAAGGACGTCCAGGCGGGCGGCAAGCAGTTCGTCACCGTCGAGGACTCCATGAGCATGGTGCACGCCTCCCGCGGCAACCTCACCCCCGCAAGCCCCCACCTGCTCTCCGAACCCGCCATCGTCGCCCGCCTCGCCCGCGCCGTACTCGGACCCGCCTCCACCACCCCCTGGGAGGAGTTCGAGAAGGACTACGCGACGATCCGCGACCGCATCTCCCGCGTCGTCCCCGGCTTCGAGGACTTCAACGCACGCGTCGCCCACCCCGGCGGATTCACCCTCCCGCACGGCCCCCGCGACTCCCGCCGCTTCCCCACCGCCACCGGCAGGGCCAACTTCACCGCCGCCCCCGTCGAGTACCCCGAACTCCCCGAAGGACGGCTCCTGTTGCAGACCCTGCGCTCCCACGACCAGTACAACACCACCATCTACGGCCTCGACGACCGCTACCGCGGCATCAAGGGCGGCCGCCGCGTCGTCCTCGTCAACCCCGACGACGCCGCCGCCCTCGGCCTCACCGACGGCGCCCACGCCGACCTCGTCAGCGAATGGAAGGACGGAACGCAACGGCGCGCCCCCGGCTTCCGCATCGTCCACTACCCCACCGCCCGGGGCTGCGCCGCCGCCTACTACCCCGAGACCAACGTCCTGGTCCCCCTCGGCTCCACCGCCGACACCAGCAACACCCCCGCCAGCAAGTCCGTCGTGATCCGCTTCGAGAACCTGCGCTGA
- a CDS encoding DUF3068 domain-containing protein: MRRRASLVLLAFAVFFAALSPLLRWYAFPRLAKIPPNQYQETVLEAKPATLLDYSTLTAKKVDKITIVQTLKGNVEESEKIERSAGRDVVVWDALSYVQGPDGKMVSKIPERYIFDAHSQAPVHATGEMVDGDRVSREGIEYKWPFLTEKRDYEYFDAQTRTSSPIHYKGTQTFRGLKVYYFEQTVPWTKVPMPKTMPIKGITPQQIAKTGMTRWYTTKRMFWVDPVTGAPVNGEEIHKEEMRNAKAMGMPKDTVTVFAGDVKMREDYIASIVDQVKSQRLLVLLLTSYLPWGFLFLGAALLALALWLEARSRRPGTPRPHIAPDPVPDPEPTPA, translated from the coding sequence ATGCGCCGCCGAGCCAGCCTCGTACTCCTGGCCTTCGCCGTCTTCTTCGCCGCACTGTCACCGCTGCTGCGCTGGTACGCCTTCCCGCGGCTGGCGAAGATCCCGCCGAACCAGTACCAGGAGACGGTGCTGGAGGCGAAGCCCGCGACCCTGCTCGACTACAGCACCCTCACGGCCAAGAAGGTCGACAAGATCACCATCGTGCAGACCCTCAAGGGCAATGTGGAGGAGTCCGAGAAGATCGAACGCAGCGCCGGCCGCGACGTCGTCGTCTGGGACGCCCTCTCCTATGTCCAGGGCCCCGACGGCAAGATGGTCTCCAAGATCCCCGAGCGCTACATCTTCGACGCGCACAGCCAGGCCCCGGTCCACGCCACCGGCGAAATGGTGGACGGCGACCGGGTCAGCCGCGAGGGCATCGAGTACAAGTGGCCCTTCCTCACCGAGAAGCGCGACTACGAGTACTTCGACGCCCAGACCCGCACCAGCTCACCCATCCACTACAAGGGCACCCAGACCTTCCGCGGTCTGAAGGTCTACTACTTCGAGCAGACCGTCCCGTGGACCAAGGTCCCCATGCCGAAGACGATGCCCATCAAGGGCATCACCCCGCAGCAGATCGCCAAGACCGGAATGACCCGCTGGTACACCACCAAGCGGATGTTCTGGGTCGACCCCGTCACCGGGGCGCCGGTCAACGGCGAGGAGATCCACAAGGAGGAGATGCGGAACGCGAAGGCGATGGGCATGCCCAAGGACACCGTCACCGTGTTCGCCGGGGACGTGAAGATGCGCGAGGACTACATCGCCTCGATCGTCGACCAGGTCAAGTCCCAGCGCCTGCTGGTCCTGCTGCTGACCTCGTACCTGCCCTGGGGCTTCCTCTTCCTCGGCGCCGCGCTCCTGGCCCTCGCGCTCTGGCTGGAGGCGCGCTCCCGGCGGCCGGGCACACCGAGGCCGCACATCGCACCGGATCCGGTCCCCGACCCGGAACCTACTCCCGCTTGA
- a CDS encoding lytic transglycosylase domain-containing protein: protein MAVQFGRRLRRGATTTAVAAAAVAALSASQAPGSPLVASEDDQPAAGATPSDDNAASGNSPYFTDLPPLNTPGKPGASADLPVTGSAESGIPASILAAYKKTQQTVAGTDAACRLPWQLLAAIGKVESGQARGGRVDAQGTTLSPILGPALNGQGFALIKDTDNGAYDGDSTHDRAVGPMQFIPSTWETWGQDGNGDGREDPNNIYDAALAAGRYLCAGSRDLSLAADLDRAVLSYNHSDEYLRTVRSWFDYYKRGTHEVPDGSGVLPAGPGTGTDTPRPGRPDTTTSPSPSPSPHGSKTPKPPSKPSPSPTDPGGPAGKPSYPPPTPGPTPSQTLAGLKNAGTGPLTATAGDAFAERIKVRARNGFGGPLAKVSVTFAITGDTDAAFAGGKRTVILATGADGTVTAPVLKAGEKTGEFAVRATATGTSLPAVSYPATVTARQADAIARTDTGKLTAAPGATFADIEVAATYKEAVAHGVAVTATMITDDEKPVENDKGPYFEEKDGKQVRSLTDLSTDADGKLVLSKIHAGDTAGTYKLRLTTEGGATVIIELTVEAAA from the coding sequence ATGGCAGTGCAATTCGGTCGCCGACTGCGCAGAGGGGCGACCACCACTGCTGTGGCCGCCGCCGCTGTCGCGGCACTCTCCGCCTCGCAGGCCCCCGGTTCGCCCCTGGTCGCGTCCGAGGACGACCAGCCGGCCGCGGGTGCGACGCCCTCGGACGACAACGCGGCCTCCGGCAACTCGCCCTACTTCACGGACCTGCCGCCGCTGAACACGCCCGGCAAGCCCGGTGCCTCAGCCGATCTGCCGGTGACGGGCAGTGCCGAATCGGGCATACCGGCCTCGATCCTGGCGGCGTACAAGAAGACCCAGCAGACCGTCGCCGGCACGGACGCCGCCTGCCGGCTGCCGTGGCAGCTCCTCGCCGCGATCGGCAAGGTCGAGTCCGGCCAGGCCCGCGGCGGCCGCGTCGACGCGCAGGGCACCACGCTGTCCCCGATCCTCGGCCCGGCCCTCAACGGCCAGGGGTTCGCCCTGATCAAGGACACCGACAACGGCGCCTACGACGGGGACTCGACGCACGACCGCGCGGTCGGCCCGATGCAGTTCATCCCGTCCACCTGGGAGACCTGGGGCCAGGACGGCAACGGCGACGGCCGCGAGGACCCCAACAACATCTACGACGCGGCGCTCGCCGCCGGACGCTACCTCTGCGCCGGCTCCCGCGACCTGTCGCTCGCCGCGGACCTGGACCGGGCGGTCCTGAGCTACAACCACTCGGACGAGTATCTGCGTACCGTCCGCTCCTGGTTCGACTACTACAAGCGCGGCACTCATGAGGTCCCGGACGGCAGCGGCGTCCTGCCGGCCGGCCCCGGCACCGGTACGGACACCCCGCGTCCCGGCCGCCCCGACACCACGACGTCGCCGTCACCGTCGCCCTCGCCGCACGGTTCGAAGACCCCGAAGCCTCCTTCGAAGCCGAGCCCCTCCCCGACGGACCCGGGCGGTCCGGCCGGCAAGCCGTCGTACCCGCCGCCGACTCCCGGTCCCACGCCGTCCCAGACCCTGGCCGGGCTGAAGAACGCGGGCACCGGCCCGCTGACCGCCACGGCGGGCGACGCCTTCGCCGAGCGGATCAAGGTGCGGGCGCGGAACGGCTTCGGCGGTCCGCTCGCCAAGGTGTCCGTGACCTTCGCCATCACCGGGGACACGGACGCGGCGTTCGCAGGCGGGAAGCGCACCGTCATCCTCGCCACCGGCGCCGACGGCACGGTCACCGCACCAGTGCTGAAGGCGGGCGAGAAGACGGGTGAGTTCGCCGTGCGCGCGACGGCCACCGGCACCTCGCTGCCCGCCGTCAGCTACCCCGCGACGGTCACCGCCCGGCAGGCCGACGCGATCGCCAGGACCGACACCGGGAAGCTGACCGCCGCGCCCGGCGCCACCTTCGCCGACATCGAGGTCGCGGCCACGTACAAGGAGGCGGTCGCCCACGGCGTCGCCGTCACCGCCACCATGATCACCGACGACGAGAAGCCGGTCGAGAACGACAAGGGCCCGTACTTCGAGGAGAAGGACGGCAAGCAGGTCCGTTCCCTCACGGACCTGAGCACCGACGCCGACGGCAAGCTCGTCCTCTCGAAGATCCACGCCGGCGACACGGCGGGCACGTACAAGCTGCGCCTCACCACCGAGGGCGGCGCCACCGTCATCATCGAGCTCACGGTCGAGGCCGCGGCCTGA
- the polA gene encoding DNA polymerase I, which produces MAETASKKTADNRPRLLLMDGHSLAYRAFFALPAENFTTGAGQPTNAVYGFASMLANTLRDEAPTHFAVAFDVSRKTWRSEEFPEYKANRSKTPDEFKGQVELIGELLDAMHADRFAVDGFEADDVIATLATQAEAAGFEVLIVTGDRDSFQLITDNVTVLYPTKGVSELTRFTPAKVEEKYGLTPQQYPDFAALRGDPSDNLPGIPGVGEKTAAKWINQFGSFDELVARAEEVKGKAGQNFRDHLDAVRLNRRLTEMVRDVALPRTPADLERAPYDRTAVTGVLDVLEIRNPSLRERLLAVDPGAAEDEAPAPAAGIELDGSVLGAGQVAPWLAEHGGQPLGVATVDTWAFGSGTVTEIALAAAGGAAAWFDPSQLDEADEQAFAAWIADAGRPKVMHNAKSAMRVFPEHGWRIGGVSMDTALAAYLVKPGRRSFALDALAVEYLGRELAPAAASDGQLAFGADDQAEADALMTQARAVLDLGDAFTTRLKEVGAAELLHDMELPTSILLARLERHGIAADRAHLEGMEQQFAGAVQQAVKEAHAAVGREFNLGSPKQLQEVLFGELGLPKTKKTKTGFTTDADALAWLAAQTEHELPVIMLRHREQAKLRVTVEGLVKTIAADGRIHTTFNQTVAATGRLSSTDPNLQNIPVRTDEGRAIRRGFVVGEGFESLMTADYSQIELRVMAHLSEDAGLIEAFTSGEDLHTTVASQVFGVEKPAVDPEMRRKIKAMSYGLAYGLSAFGLSQQLNIEAGEARGLMDTYFERFGGVRDYLHRVVEEARATGYTETVFGRRRYLPDLNSDNRQRRETAERMALNAPIQGTAADIVKVAMLHVDRALTEAKLESRMLLQVHDEIVLEIAAGEREQVERILRHEMSTAVRLRAPLDVSVGVGRDWESAAH; this is translated from the coding sequence GTGGCTGAGACGGCATCGAAGAAGACGGCAGACAACCGACCGCGCCTGCTCCTGATGGACGGGCACTCCCTGGCGTACCGGGCGTTCTTTGCGCTGCCTGCGGAGAATTTCACGACCGGGGCGGGGCAGCCGACGAACGCGGTGTACGGCTTCGCGTCGATGCTGGCGAACACGTTGCGTGACGAGGCGCCGACGCATTTCGCGGTGGCGTTCGACGTGTCCCGCAAGACCTGGCGCTCGGAGGAGTTCCCCGAGTACAAGGCGAACCGGTCGAAGACGCCGGACGAGTTCAAGGGCCAGGTCGAGCTGATCGGGGAGTTGCTCGACGCGATGCACGCCGACCGGTTCGCGGTCGACGGCTTCGAGGCGGACGATGTCATCGCCACGCTGGCGACCCAGGCCGAGGCGGCCGGGTTCGAGGTGCTGATCGTCACCGGTGACCGGGACTCGTTCCAGCTGATCACGGACAACGTCACGGTGCTGTACCCGACCAAGGGTGTCTCGGAGCTGACGCGCTTCACCCCGGCGAAGGTCGAGGAGAAGTACGGGCTCACCCCGCAGCAGTACCCGGACTTCGCGGCGCTGCGCGGTGACCCGTCGGACAACCTTCCCGGCATTCCCGGCGTCGGCGAGAAGACGGCCGCGAAGTGGATCAACCAGTTCGGCTCGTTCGACGAGCTGGTGGCGCGGGCCGAGGAGGTCAAGGGCAAGGCCGGGCAGAATTTCCGCGACCACCTGGACGCGGTGCGGCTGAACCGGCGGCTGACCGAAATGGTCCGTGACGTGGCGCTGCCGAGGACCCCGGCCGATCTGGAGCGCGCCCCCTACGACCGCACCGCGGTCACCGGTGTGCTCGATGTGCTGGAGATCCGCAACCCGAGCCTGCGCGAGCGGCTGCTGGCGGTGGACCCCGGCGCCGCCGAGGACGAGGCACCGGCACCCGCCGCGGGCATCGAGCTGGACGGCTCGGTGCTGGGCGCGGGCCAGGTCGCCCCGTGGCTGGCCGAGCACGGCGGGCAGCCGCTCGGCGTCGCCACGGTCGACACCTGGGCGTTCGGCAGCGGCACGGTCACCGAGATCGCGCTCGCCGCGGCCGGCGGGGCCGCCGCCTGGTTCGACCCCTCGCAGCTCGACGAGGCCGACGAGCAGGCGTTCGCGGCCTGGATCGCGGATGCCGGGCGGCCGAAGGTCATGCACAACGCGAAGAGCGCCATGCGGGTCTTCCCGGAGCACGGCTGGCGGATCGGAGGCGTCTCGATGGACACCGCGCTCGCCGCCTACCTGGTCAAGCCCGGCCGGCGTTCCTTCGCGCTGGACGCCCTCGCGGTGGAGTACCTGGGGCGGGAGCTGGCCCCGGCGGCCGCCTCCGACGGGCAGCTGGCCTTCGGCGCGGACGACCAGGCGGAGGCCGACGCCCTGATGACGCAGGCCCGTGCGGTCCTGGATCTCGGGGACGCGTTCACGACGCGGCTGAAGGAGGTCGGTGCCGCCGAGCTGCTCCACGACATGGAGCTGCCGACGTCCATCCTGCTCGCCCGCCTGGAACGGCACGGCATCGCGGCCGACCGGGCCCATCTGGAGGGCATGGAGCAGCAGTTCGCGGGCGCCGTGCAGCAGGCGGTCAAGGAGGCACACGCCGCGGTGGGCCGGGAGTTCAACCTCGGCTCGCCCAAGCAGCTCCAGGAAGTGCTCTTCGGCGAGCTGGGCCTGCCGAAGACGAAGAAGACGAAGACGGGTTTCACCACGGATGCCGACGCCCTGGCGTGGCTGGCCGCACAGACCGAGCACGAGCTGCCCGTCATCATGCTGCGCCACCGCGAGCAGGCGAAGCTCCGGGTGACGGTCGAGGGCCTGGTCAAGACGATCGCGGCGGACGGCCGCATCCACACCACGTTCAACCAGACGGTGGCGGCGACGGGCCGGCTCTCCTCGACCGACCCCAATCTGCAGAACATCCCCGTCCGTACGGACGAGGGCCGGGCGATCCGTCGCGGCTTCGTCGTCGGCGAGGGCTTCGAGTCGCTGATGACGGCGGACTACAGCCAGATCGAACTGCGGGTGATGGCCCACCTCTCCGAGGACGCGGGCCTGATCGAGGCCTTCACCTCCGGCGAGGACCTGCACACCACGGTCGCCTCGCAGGTCTTCGGCGTCGAGAAGCCGGCGGTCGACCCGGAGATGCGGCGCAAGATCAAGGCCATGAGCTACGGGCTGGCCTACGGTCTCTCCGCGTTCGGCCTCTCCCAGCAGCTGAACATCGAGGCGGGCGAGGCCCGCGGTCTGATGGACACCTACTTCGAGCGGTTCGGCGGGGTCCGCGACTATCTGCACCGGGTGGTGGAGGAGGCCCGTGCCACCGGCTACACGGAGACGGTCTTCGGCCGCCGCCGCTACCTGCCGGACCTGAACAGCGACAACCGCCAGCGCCGGGAGACGGCCGAGCGGATGGCGCTCAACGCACCGATCCAGGGCACTGCCGCGGACATCGTCAAGGTCGCGATGCTCCACGTCGACCGGGCGCTCACCGAGGCGAAGCTGGAGTCGCGGATGCTGCTCCAGGTGCACGACGAAATCGTGCTGGAGATCGCCGCGGGTGAGCGCGAGCAGGTGGAGCGCATCCTGCGCCACGAGATGTCGACGGCGGTGCGGCTGCGCGCTCCGCTGGACGTGTCGGTCGGCGTGGGCAGGGACTGGGAGTCCGCCGCGCACTGA
- a CDS encoding SPW_0924 family protein produces the protein MRALVAAAIGLAAALALVLTISAVGAPPGETSPKPLLTTVPGPKN, from the coding sequence ATGCGTGCCCTCGTCGCCGCCGCCATCGGACTGGCCGCCGCTCTCGCCCTCGTGCTCACCATCAGCGCGGTGGGCGCACCACCCGGCGAGACCTCGCCCAAACCCCTGCTGACCACGGTCCCGGGCCCCAAGAACTAG
- a CDS encoding DUF4184 family protein — protein sequence MPFTLSHAAAVLPGLHRDGTGRGPLVASALVAGSFAPDITYYADTAIPGAMEFGQVTHAVWGVFTVDVLITAATVALWLLLREPLVALLPHNRQGRVYALVRGARRAPGRGPRSVRDGAWFVASAVIGAGTHVVWDAFTHHGRWGVRLVPVLGQDAGGYPVFQLVQYGTSALALTVLTWFTVSALRRTGEQPAPASVPVLDRRARWYAGGAIGLCVLLGIVHRCARWYAYFGHLDTPLDIIPTACFGAGAGLAAGLVLYGVWMRLPGRGGTGAPSLPVAGRARKTSPSDD from the coding sequence ATGCCGTTCACCCTCAGCCATGCCGCAGCCGTCCTGCCGGGGCTCCACCGCGACGGAACGGGGCGCGGGCCGCTCGTCGCCTCGGCCCTCGTCGCCGGTTCGTTCGCCCCCGACATCACGTACTACGCGGACACCGCCATTCCGGGCGCCATGGAGTTCGGGCAGGTGACTCACGCGGTGTGGGGCGTGTTCACGGTGGATGTCCTCATCACCGCGGCGACCGTGGCGCTGTGGCTGCTGCTGCGCGAACCACTGGTGGCGCTGCTGCCGCACAACCGTCAGGGGCGGGTGTACGCCCTGGTGCGGGGAGCCCGCCGTGCACCGGGGCGGGGACCGCGGAGTGTCCGGGACGGTGCGTGGTTCGTGGCGTCGGCGGTCATCGGGGCCGGTACGCATGTCGTCTGGGACGCGTTCACCCACCACGGCCGGTGGGGGGTGCGGCTGGTGCCGGTGCTCGGCCAAGACGCGGGCGGGTACCCGGTGTTCCAGCTGGTGCAGTACGGCACTTCGGCACTGGCGCTGACCGTGCTCACCTGGTTCACCGTGTCCGCGCTGCGGCGCACCGGCGAACAGCCGGCGCCGGCCTCCGTACCCGTGCTCGACCGCCGGGCCCGGTGGTACGCGGGCGGTGCCATCGGCCTGTGCGTGCTGCTGGGCATCGTTCACCGGTGCGCGCGCTGGTACGCGTACTTCGGGCACCTCGACACACCGCTCGACATCATCCCGACCGCGTGCTTCGGCGCGGGCGCCGGACTGGCGGCGGGACTGGTGCTGTACGGGGTGTGGATGCGGCTCCCGGGCCGCGGCGGCACCGGCGCACCGTCGCTCCCCGTCGCCGGACGGGCCCGGAAGACGAGCCCGTCCGACGACTGA
- a CDS encoding branched-chain amino acid ABC transporter substrate-binding protein translates to MLILTTVLTTGALTLTACGSRDDDKKSSDSGGNQTVVIGVDAPITGDLSALGLGIKNSADLAAKTANKDKTVPGINFVVKPLDDQAQPSVGQQNAQKFIDDDTVLGVVGPLNSGVSQSMQKPLNDASLTQVSPANTGTELTQGENWKTGDKKRPFKTYFRTATTDQIQGAFAAKYLYNNAKIKQVYLIDDQKPYGAGLAASFKATFTGLGGKIVGADHVNPDDRDFNAVVTKVKKSGAKAVYYGGEYPAGAPLSQQLKDSVKIPLMGGDGMYSADFIKLNKKAQGDIATSVGKPVEELDSAKTFIANYKTAGYKDAYEAYGGGTYDATWSIIEAVKIAVADNDGKLPDDARAKVLAAMSKVKFDGVTGPVSFDEFGDTTNTMMTAYQVNGGKWTSKLSEAYKP, encoded by the coding sequence TTGCTCATCCTCACCACAGTGCTCACCACAGGAGCACTGACACTCACCGCCTGCGGGTCGCGCGACGACGACAAGAAGAGCAGCGACAGCGGCGGCAACCAGACCGTCGTCATCGGCGTCGACGCACCCATCACCGGTGACCTGTCCGCCCTCGGCCTCGGCATCAAGAACTCCGCCGACCTCGCCGCCAAGACGGCGAACAAGGACAAGACCGTCCCCGGCATCAACTTCGTCGTCAAGCCCCTCGACGACCAGGCACAGCCCTCCGTCGGCCAGCAGAACGCCCAGAAGTTCATCGACGACGACACCGTCCTCGGCGTCGTCGGCCCCCTGAACTCCGGCGTCTCCCAGTCGATGCAGAAGCCGCTCAACGACGCCAGCCTCACCCAGGTCTCCCCCGCCAACACGGGCACCGAACTGACCCAGGGCGAGAACTGGAAGACCGGCGACAAGAAGCGCCCCTTCAAGACCTACTTCCGCACCGCCACCACGGACCAGATCCAGGGCGCCTTCGCAGCGAAGTACCTCTACAACAACGCGAAGATCAAGCAGGTCTACCTCATCGACGACCAGAAGCCCTACGGCGCCGGTCTCGCAGCCTCCTTCAAGGCGACCTTCACCGGCCTCGGCGGCAAGATCGTCGGCGCCGACCACGTCAACCCCGACGACCGCGACTTCAACGCCGTCGTCACCAAGGTCAAGAAGTCCGGCGCCAAGGCCGTCTACTACGGCGGTGAGTACCCCGCCGGCGCGCCCCTGAGCCAGCAGCTCAAGGACAGCGTCAAGATCCCCCTCATGGGCGGCGACGGCATGTACAGCGCCGACTTCATCAAGCTCAACAAGAAGGCCCAGGGCGACATCGCCACCTCCGTCGGCAAGCCCGTCGAGGAGCTCGACTCCGCCAAGACCTTCATCGCGAACTACAAGACGGCCGGATACAAGGACGCCTACGAGGCCTACGGCGGCGGCACCTACGACGCCACCTGGTCCATCATCGAGGCCGTCAAGATCGCCGTCGCCGACAACGACGGCAAGCTCCCCGACGACGCCCGCGCCAAGGTCCTCGCCGCGATGAGCAAGGTCAAGTTCGACGGCGTCACCGGCCCCGTCTCGTTCGACGAGTTCGGCGACACCACCAACACCATGATGACCGCCTACCAGGTCAACGGCGGCAAGTGGACGTCCAAGCTCAGCGAGGCCTACAAGCCGTAA